A stretch of Lysinibacillus agricola DNA encodes these proteins:
- a CDS encoding late competence development ComFB family protein — translation MSDPILVNVTEEIVRGLVSFLLRGPEYQTFCKCEVCELDTVALTLNALPSKYVTSMEARDEAFKVMNTPEHIERINREIIHALHVVNKHPRHKVEPTSI, via the coding sequence ATGTCAGATCCTATTTTAGTAAATGTTACAGAGGAAATTGTGCGTGGTTTAGTAAGCTTTCTACTACGAGGACCGGAATATCAAACATTTTGTAAATGTGAAGTCTGTGAACTTGACACAGTGGCACTTACACTAAATGCATTGCCTAGTAAGTATGTTACATCTATGGAAGCCCGAGATGAAGCATTTAAAGTGATGAATACTCCTGAACATATTGAGCGAATCAATAGAGAGATTATTCATGCATTACATGTGGTAAATAAGCATCCTCGACATAAAGTGGAGCCAACTTCTATATGA
- a CDS encoding heavy metal translocating P-type ATPase, with product MASTPTKQEYRLQNLSCASCAAKFEKNVKAIPEVQDAQVNFGASKITVIGDIDVDQLEEAGAFDGIKVSQSTAKALEKSTPFYRKTENILAGISLLFVVLGYVIGAMRSETDPLAIGMFIIAILVGGIGIFKTGFRNLARFEFDMKTLMTIAVIGAAIIGEWEEAAVVVFLFAVSEALEAYSMDKARQSIRQLMDIAPPTATIKRAHGEHFHEMELPTEEIEIGDILIVKPGQKIAMDGIVVSGLSAVNQAAITGESIPVNKTVDDEVFAGTLNEEGALEVRVTKRVEDTTIAKIIHLVEEAQAEKAPSQQFVDRFAKYYTPAIMIIALLVAVIPPLFIGDWQHWIYQGLAVLVVGCPCALVVSTPVAIVTAIGNAARQGVLIKGGIHLEQLGHIEAIAFDKTGTLTKGQPAVTDIFTAKEMSEDYVLQLVAAVEKQSQHPLAKAILKALHDKNLTELVPTDFQSVTGKGAYATVDDQTIYVGSLKWIATLTTVDEMIKEQVKKLQKQGKTVVAAVSSDQFIGMIGIADQLRQESEDVLNKLKGLKVKHTVMLTGDAEPTAQAIATSLSMTDVHASLLPAEKLMAIKDLRTRFGAVAMVGDGVNDAPALASANVGIAMGGAGTDAALETADIALMSDDLSKLPYTIGLSRKTLRIIKENIIFALALKLVALLLVIPGLLTLWIAIFADMGATLLVVLNSLRLIKTKK from the coding sequence ATGGCATCGACGCCAACTAAACAAGAATATAGGCTACAAAACTTGTCCTGTGCCAGTTGTGCAGCAAAGTTCGAAAAAAATGTGAAAGCTATTCCAGAAGTACAGGATGCACAAGTGAATTTTGGTGCTTCTAAAATAACAGTTATTGGTGATATTGATGTTGATCAGCTTGAAGAGGCAGGTGCCTTCGACGGTATAAAAGTATCCCAATCTACAGCAAAAGCGCTTGAAAAATCAACACCTTTTTATCGAAAAACAGAAAATATATTAGCTGGAATCTCTTTGTTATTTGTAGTGCTTGGATATGTAATTGGAGCAATGCGTAGTGAAACTGATCCGCTAGCAATTGGGATGTTTATTATCGCGATTCTAGTTGGGGGGATCGGAATTTTTAAAACAGGCTTCCGTAATCTAGCACGCTTTGAATTTGATATGAAGACGCTGATGACCATTGCAGTAATAGGTGCAGCTATTATAGGAGAATGGGAAGAAGCGGCCGTTGTTGTCTTTTTATTCGCAGTAAGTGAAGCGCTTGAAGCGTATTCAATGGATAAAGCACGTCAATCGATTCGTCAGTTAATGGATATAGCTCCTCCAACAGCAACAATAAAGCGGGCACATGGTGAGCATTTCCATGAGATGGAATTACCGACTGAGGAGATTGAAATTGGCGATATTTTAATCGTTAAACCTGGTCAGAAGATTGCTATGGACGGAATTGTAGTTAGTGGATTATCAGCAGTGAATCAGGCAGCGATTACAGGTGAATCTATTCCAGTCAATAAAACAGTCGATGATGAAGTATTTGCAGGAACTTTAAATGAAGAAGGTGCCCTAGAGGTTCGAGTGACAAAGCGTGTAGAAGACACAACAATTGCAAAAATCATTCATTTGGTTGAAGAAGCACAGGCAGAAAAAGCACCTTCACAGCAGTTCGTTGATCGCTTTGCGAAATACTACACACCAGCAATTATGATTATTGCTTTACTTGTAGCTGTTATACCACCTTTATTTATAGGTGATTGGCAACATTGGATTTACCAAGGATTAGCAGTCCTTGTTGTAGGATGTCCGTGTGCACTAGTCGTTTCCACGCCAGTTGCTATTGTTACGGCTATAGGTAACGCAGCTAGACAAGGTGTCCTGATTAAAGGTGGTATTCATTTAGAACAGCTAGGCCATATTGAAGCAATAGCATTTGATAAGACAGGTACACTTACCAAAGGTCAACCTGCTGTAACAGATATTTTTACAGCAAAAGAGATGTCTGAGGATTATGTTTTACAGCTAGTAGCAGCAGTTGAAAAACAATCACAGCATCCATTAGCTAAAGCTATTTTGAAGGCATTGCATGATAAAAATTTAACAGAGCTTGTACCTACAGACTTTCAATCTGTTACAGGCAAAGGTGCTTATGCAACGGTTGATGATCAAACAATCTATGTAGGAAGCTTAAAATGGATTGCTACATTAACAACAGTGGATGAAATGATAAAGGAACAGGTTAAAAAACTTCAAAAACAGGGTAAAACAGTAGTAGCAGCTGTTAGTAGTGATCAGTTTATTGGAATGATTGGTATTGCTGATCAATTACGTCAAGAAAGTGAAGATGTCTTGAATAAATTAAAAGGCCTAAAAGTAAAGCATACAGTTATGCTGACAGGTGATGCTGAGCCAACAGCACAGGCGATTGCAACATCTTTAAGTATGACAGATGTGCATGCAAGTTTATTACCAGCAGAAAAATTAATGGCCATTAAAGATTTACGTACACGATTTGGCGCTGTGGCGATGGTAGGAGATGGTGTCAATGATGCACCTGCACTTGCCTCAGCCAATGTTGGTATTGCAATGGGAGGTGCTGGCACAGATGCGGCACTCGAAACTGCGGATATCGCATTAATGAGTGATGATTTATCGAAGCTTCCTTATACAATCGGCTTAAGCAGAAAAACATTACGCATCATTAAAGAGAACATTATATTTGCCCTAGCCTTAAAATTAGTTGCTCTGTTACTTGTTATCCCAGGATTGCTAACATTATGGATAGCAATTTTTGCAGATATGGGTGCAACATTATTAGTTGTTCTTAACTCATTACGATTAATAAAAACTAAAAAATAG
- a CDS encoding winged helix-turn-helix transcriptional regulator encodes MNESNLCPRLAKAMDLIGKRWTGLILYQLLDGPQRFNEIESALPVSGRLLSERLKELEKEGLVERKVYSEVPVRVEYSLTDKGRALEGAIRNIESWATSWL; translated from the coding sequence ATGAATGAGTCAAATTTATGTCCTCGTTTAGCTAAAGCAATGGATTTAATCGGAAAACGCTGGACAGGGCTAATTTTATATCAATTATTAGATGGGCCACAGCGCTTTAATGAGATTGAATCAGCTTTACCTGTAAGCGGCCGTTTATTATCGGAACGTTTAAAAGAGCTAGAAAAAGAAGGGCTTGTTGAACGCAAAGTGTATTCAGAGGTACCGGTGCGTGTTGAATATTCTTTAACAGATAAAGGTCGAGCACTAGAAGGTGCAATTCGCAATATCGAGTCATGGGCAACGAGCTGGCTTTAA
- a CDS encoding bifunctional 2',3'-cyclic-nucleotide 2'-phosphodiesterase/3'-nucleotidase, with the protein MNKKLMTKFLAMLLVLFTVLPFGLSANAASNDVTRGDYVKELVESLNVELGDGSKLAFTDVPKDLAPYVEKAVELKLIKGKTATLFDPNDKLTRQQAFVISARGLVNENAPLSVLDKFKDADQVAKTHKQDLANAVAANILQGFEDNTIRPRDYVTTEQMKSIVERFVAEYKLPTSETTVNLQILGTTDIHTNLANYNYFLDAESADVGLANTATLIEQARTKNPNTLLFDNGDLIQGTPLGSYKALENVLKPGEVHPAVAALNALKYDGGTLGNHEFNYGLEFLDEVLNDAKYPVVNANTYDAKTKERMYTPYVILDKEVVDNTGKKHTLKVGVTGIVPTKIVEWDAIHLAGKVEMQEPVEAVKEVVPEMQKAGADVIVVLSHSGIGGDTYVKGAENVGYQISEIEGVDALITGHSHLTFPGDYKDLKNVDQEKGKINGVPTVMAGSYGSHLGVIDLKLEQQGSKWVVVDGQGSIRSIKQEGLKPSKTVLNAIKEAHEGTLKYIRQPVGETTAPIHSYFSMVQDDPSIQIVTQAQKWFIEQELKGTADENTPLLSAGAPFKAGSRNNPADYTNIPVGPLAIKNMADIYHYDNTVATIKVTGAQAIEWLEMAAGIFATIDPNKTEEQNIIDPEARSYNFDVLDGLTYQIDVTSPSKYDRRGILVDEKANRIKNVQYNGKPIDLDQEFIIITNNYRVGGSYGATFKNENGSNITNYAYENRQAVIDYIMANKTINPAADNNWSFAPFPANTKIIYHSAKDAQKVIPAGSNIEYLEDTEGGFGKYLIK; encoded by the coding sequence ATGAATAAGAAATTAATGACTAAATTCTTGGCGATGTTACTTGTTCTATTCACGGTGTTACCATTTGGACTTTCCGCAAATGCTGCATCAAACGATGTGACACGTGGAGATTACGTGAAAGAATTAGTAGAAAGCTTAAATGTAGAGCTAGGTGATGGTTCCAAACTTGCCTTCACTGATGTCCCAAAGGATTTAGCCCCGTATGTAGAAAAAGCAGTAGAACTAAAGCTTATTAAAGGTAAAACTGCGACATTGTTTGATCCAAACGATAAATTGACACGTCAACAAGCATTCGTTATATCTGCTCGTGGATTAGTGAATGAAAACGCTCCACTTTCTGTATTAGATAAATTTAAAGATGCAGATCAAGTTGCTAAGACACATAAGCAGGATTTAGCAAATGCAGTTGCAGCAAACATATTACAAGGCTTTGAGGATAACACAATTCGTCCTCGTGACTATGTAACAACTGAGCAAATGAAAAGCATTGTTGAACGCTTTGTAGCTGAATATAAATTACCTACATCTGAAACAACAGTAAATCTTCAAATTTTAGGTACTACAGATATTCATACAAACCTTGCAAATTACAATTATTTCTTAGATGCTGAATCAGCTGATGTAGGTTTAGCAAACACTGCTACATTAATTGAACAAGCTCGTACTAAGAACCCAAATACATTATTATTTGATAACGGCGATTTAATTCAAGGAACGCCACTAGGTTCTTATAAAGCGTTAGAAAACGTCTTAAAGCCAGGTGAAGTTCATCCAGCTGTTGCAGCATTAAATGCACTAAAATATGATGGTGGAACTTTAGGAAACCACGAGTTCAACTATGGCTTAGAGTTTTTAGATGAAGTATTAAATGATGCAAAATACCCTGTCGTAAATGCAAACACATACGACGCTAAAACGAAAGAGCGTATGTATACACCTTATGTCATTCTTGATAAAGAGGTTGTAGACAATACAGGTAAAAAGCACACACTTAAAGTTGGCGTTACAGGTATCGTGCCTACGAAAATTGTTGAATGGGATGCTATCCATTTAGCAGGTAAAGTAGAAATGCAAGAACCAGTTGAAGCAGTAAAAGAAGTTGTACCAGAAATGCAAAAAGCTGGGGCAGATGTAATTGTAGTACTTTCTCATTCAGGTATTGGTGGGGACACTTATGTAAAAGGTGCCGAAAACGTTGGATACCAAATCTCTGAAATTGAAGGTGTTGACGCTTTAATTACAGGTCATTCTCATTTAACATTCCCAGGTGACTATAAAGATCTTAAAAATGTTGATCAAGAAAAAGGCAAAATTAATGGTGTACCTACTGTAATGGCAGGTAGCTATGGTAGCCATCTTGGTGTCATTGACTTAAAGCTAGAACAACAAGGCTCTAAATGGGTTGTAGTGGATGGACAAGGTTCTATCCGTTCTATCAAACAAGAAGGCTTAAAACCATCTAAAACAGTTTTAAATGCAATTAAAGAAGCACATGAAGGAACGTTAAAGTATATTCGTCAACCTGTTGGTGAGACAACTGCACCAATCCATAGTTACTTCTCAATGGTTCAAGATGATCCTTCTATTCAAATTGTGACACAAGCTCAAAAGTGGTTTATTGAACAAGAATTAAAAGGTACTGCTGATGAAAATACACCACTTCTTTCTGCTGGTGCACCTTTCAAAGCAGGCTCTCGTAACAACCCTGCAGATTACACAAACATTCCTGTAGGTCCACTTGCGATTAAAAATATGGCAGACATCTATCATTACGATAATACTGTTGCAACGATTAAAGTAACAGGCGCACAAGCAATTGAATGGTTAGAAATGGCTGCTGGCATTTTTGCAACGATCGATCCAAATAAAACGGAAGAACAAAATATTATTGACCCAGAAGCACGTTCTTACAATTTTGATGTATTAGATGGCTTAACATATCAAATCGATGTAACATCACCATCAAAATATGATCGTCGTGGTATTTTAGTAGACGAAAAAGCGAACCGTATTAAAAATGTACAATACAACGGTAAACCAATCGATCTAGATCAAGAGTTCATCATCATTACAAACAACTACCGTGTTGGTGGTTCTTATGGTGCCACATTCAAAAATGAAAATGGCTCTAACATAACAAACTATGCTTATGAAAATCGCCAAGCTGTAATTGACTACATTATGGCTAACAAAACAATTAATCCTGCTGCGGATAACAATTGGTCATTTGCACCGTTCCCAGCAAATACAAAAATTATTTACCACTCTGCTAAGGATGCACAAAAGGTCATTCCTGCTGGCAGCAATATCGAATATTTAGAAGATACAGAAGGCGGCTTTGGTAAGTATTTAATTAAATAA
- a CDS encoding ArsR/SmtB family transcription factor, producing the protein MPKEICEITHVHEEAVIKVQQQMPDLSGVAKFLKALSDETRLKIAYALTVEDELCVCDVASIIGSSVATASHHLRYLKDNNLAKSYRKGKQMYYSLADEHVYQIVTVAYEHVKEGIANGIDAN; encoded by the coding sequence ATGCCAAAAGAAATATGTGAGATAACACATGTTCATGAAGAAGCAGTCATTAAGGTACAACAGCAAATGCCAGATCTATCAGGAGTAGCAAAATTTTTAAAGGCATTATCTGATGAAACAAGGCTTAAAATTGCGTATGCCTTAACGGTCGAGGATGAATTATGTGTTTGTGATGTTGCCTCCATTATTGGCTCGTCAGTAGCAACAGCATCGCATCACTTACGTTATTTAAAAGATAATAATTTAGCGAAATCGTATCGTAAAGGAAAGCAAATGTATTACTCTTTAGCTGATGAGCATGTGTATCAAATTGTAACGGTTGCCTACGAACATGTGAAAGAGGGGATTGCAAATGGCATCGACGCCAACTAA
- the murB gene encoding UDP-N-acetylmuramate dehydrogenase, whose product MTKEQWAADLAQSVNPANIKLDESLQQYTMTKLGGKADVFVLVETEEEAATVIRYAYMNNIPLLMLGNGSNMVVRDGGLRGIVVTFSLLDEIHINGDHVYAQSGALIKDASKLAAAASLTGFEFACGIPGSIGGAMAMNAGAYGGEIKDIIISSKVLTKEGDILILSKEELELGYRQSIIAKKGYYVLSSEFQLSNGVQEEIDAKVADLTFQRESKQPLEYPSAGSVFKRPPGHFAGKLIQDSGLQGKGVGGAEVSTKHAGFIVNKGNATATDYIATIQMVQRVVKEKFGIDLETEVKIVGDDL is encoded by the coding sequence ATGACAAAAGAACAATGGGCGGCGGATTTAGCACAGAGCGTTAATCCAGCCAATATTAAGTTAGATGAATCATTACAGCAATATACTATGACAAAACTAGGTGGTAAAGCGGATGTTTTCGTTCTCGTTGAAACTGAGGAAGAAGCAGCGACAGTTATTCGCTATGCTTACATGAATAATATACCGTTATTAATGTTAGGTAATGGATCTAATATGGTCGTTCGTGATGGCGGTCTTCGAGGGATCGTTGTTACATTTTCACTTTTAGATGAAATTCATATTAATGGTGACCATGTTTACGCGCAAAGCGGTGCACTTATAAAGGATGCATCAAAGCTAGCGGCAGCAGCATCTTTAACAGGCTTTGAATTTGCATGTGGTATCCCTGGCTCAATTGGTGGAGCTATGGCAATGAACGCAGGTGCATATGGTGGTGAAATTAAAGATATTATTATTTCATCAAAAGTGTTAACAAAAGAAGGCGACATTTTAATATTATCAAAAGAAGAGCTTGAACTCGGTTATCGTCAAAGTATCATTGCCAAGAAGGGGTATTATGTACTCTCATCTGAATTTCAATTATCTAACGGTGTGCAAGAAGAAATTGATGCGAAAGTTGCTGATTTAACTTTTCAGCGAGAATCTAAGCAGCCGTTAGAATACCCATCAGCAGGGAGTGTTTTTAAGCGCCCGCCAGGCCACTTTGCAGGCAAGCTTATTCAAGATAGTGGCCTACAAGGAAAAGGCGTAGGTGGTGCAGAGGTATCAACGAAGCATGCAGGCTTTATTGTTAATAAAGGTAATGCAACGGCTACTGATTATATTGCGACAATCCAGATGGTACAACGAGTAGTTAAAGAAAAGTTTGGCATCGATTTAGAAACAGAAGTTAAAATCGTTGGTGATGATTTATAG
- a CDS encoding FMN-dependent NADH-azoreductase, protein MNVLVVKANNRPDGISTKMYDTFMENVQGVNVTTFDVFAEDMPYFGQDLFNAFGKVQNGEELTDIESRLLAAKQKAMDALTAADVVVFAFPLWNLTIPATLQTFIDYVFQAGYTFKYGEDGQLVSLMTDKKAIILNARGGNYSAPEAQPMEMSVNYIKNVVGGMFGMEIIEEVIIEGHNASQDKAQEIIANGLEAVKKVAQSLQTVNA, encoded by the coding sequence ATGAATGTATTAGTAGTAAAAGCTAACAACCGTCCAGATGGTATTTCAACAAAAATGTATGACACATTTATGGAAAATGTACAAGGTGTAAATGTAACGACTTTTGACGTATTCGCAGAAGACATGCCTTATTTCGGTCAAGATCTTTTCAATGCTTTTGGTAAAGTTCAAAACGGTGAAGAGTTAACTGACATTGAATCACGTCTTTTAGCTGCTAAACAAAAAGCTATGGACGCTTTAACTGCAGCTGACGTAGTCGTATTTGCTTTCCCACTTTGGAACTTAACAATCCCAGCGACATTACAAACTTTCATTGACTATGTATTCCAAGCTGGTTACACATTTAAATATGGTGAAGACGGTCAATTAGTTAGCTTAATGACTGACAAAAAAGCTATTATTTTAAATGCTCGCGGTGGTAACTATTCAGCACCTGAAGCACAGCCAATGGAAATGTCAGTTAACTACATCAAAAACGTTGTTGGTGGCATGTTCGGTATGGAAATTATCGAAGAGGTTATCATTGAAGGTCATAACGCTTCTCAAGATAAAGCACAAGAAATTATTGCAAACGGCCTAGAAGCAGTTAAAAAAGTAGCTCAATCTTTACAAACTGTAAATGCATAA
- a CDS encoding penicillin acylase family protein has translation MRKFTWKKWLLVITGFLAVVAIVAFIGFTWFMNKSKPVIDGELTVSVLDQDVTVTRDDKGVPHIFAKTDADLYRAQGYVQAQDRLFQMDLARRQASGRLSEIIGEATIKTDKYFRTFSLRDAAEKSLSTYDAESKQVLEWFTDGVNAFMAQAKENNTLSYEFALLGYDPEEWSVVDSLTIGKYMAYDLGGNWNTLAFRHWALQNFDEEKAKELFIKYPENASSILAANKENPVEVAGIFNAELLPNEFNGSNNWVVSGSKTKNGTPILADDPHLGLSTPSIWYQMHLQSPEQNVSGVIFAGIPGIILGHSDEIAWGVTNVGPDVQDLYIEIPNPDDPTQFRYDGKWEQAEVRDEAIKVKDGETVDFEVVVTRHGPIMTDLAFKGTEPTAQFSMQWTALQPTTELRAVLGFNKAKTWNDFEKALEDFKAPAQNFVFASKDGTIAYKANGQIPIRKQGDGQLPVPGDSSDYGWEGFIPWNELPTVVNPKEGFIATANNEVIGEEYPYHITDSWAQPYRFERIKEVLEANDSLTVEDMMNLQMDQHNLYAREFLPDLLNSIKAQDHDGKYEDVIKLLEDWNMVDAKDSGAPLVFHTLMQKLQEVLFKDQMPEDMYNLMSGKFNITDQLLRTAYAGDKSIWIEEQGGVDVTVYKALKLTVAQIENQFGKSASKWQWGDFHQLTFDHTLGNASPILAAYFNAKKVPIGGSKVTVQAADNDLAGNVDHGASWRFVADVGDLSSAYHIVGPGQSGHVKSDWYQDQVIDWANGDYHQTFVRKEDIKGKTLRLKAK, from the coding sequence GTGAGAAAGTTTACGTGGAAAAAATGGCTTCTGGTTATAACTGGATTTTTAGCCGTAGTAGCCATTGTCGCATTTATCGGTTTTACATGGTTTATGAATAAATCAAAACCAGTAATTGATGGCGAGCTTACGGTGAGCGTGCTGGATCAGGATGTAACTGTCACAAGGGATGATAAGGGGGTTCCTCATATTTTTGCTAAGACGGATGCAGACTTGTATCGTGCACAAGGCTACGTGCAAGCGCAGGATAGACTGTTTCAAATGGATTTAGCAAGAAGACAGGCTAGCGGTCGCTTGTCGGAAATAATCGGTGAGGCAACTATAAAAACTGATAAATATTTCCGAACATTTAGTTTACGAGATGCAGCTGAAAAATCATTATCTACCTATGATGCAGAAAGTAAGCAGGTACTTGAGTGGTTCACAGATGGCGTAAATGCTTTTATGGCGCAGGCAAAGGAAAATAATACTTTAAGCTATGAATTTGCATTATTAGGCTATGACCCAGAGGAGTGGTCAGTTGTGGACTCGCTTACTATTGGCAAATATATGGCCTATGATTTAGGTGGTAATTGGAATACGCTTGCGTTTCGACACTGGGCTTTACAAAATTTTGATGAAGAAAAAGCAAAAGAATTATTTATAAAATATCCAGAAAACGCTTCATCCATTCTCGCAGCAAATAAAGAAAATCCAGTAGAAGTGGCAGGAATTTTTAATGCAGAGCTGTTGCCCAATGAATTTAACGGCAGTAATAACTGGGTTGTGTCAGGGAGTAAAACCAAAAATGGTACGCCAATTTTAGCAGATGATCCACATTTAGGATTAAGTACACCATCTATTTGGTATCAAATGCACCTACAATCTCCTGAGCAAAATGTTAGTGGCGTAATCTTTGCAGGTATTCCAGGCATCATTTTAGGTCACAGCGATGAAATTGCATGGGGGGTAACGAATGTTGGACCTGATGTACAAGATTTATATATTGAAATACCAAACCCGGATGACCCAACACAGTTCCGCTATGATGGCAAGTGGGAGCAAGCGGAAGTACGTGATGAGGCAATAAAGGTAAAGGACGGAGAAACGGTAGATTTTGAAGTCGTTGTCACACGTCATGGCCCTATCATGACAGATTTAGCATTTAAAGGGACTGAGCCAACAGCACAATTTTCGATGCAGTGGACGGCACTCCAACCAACAACGGAGCTACGTGCAGTACTTGGTTTTAACAAGGCAAAAACGTGGAATGATTTTGAAAAAGCGTTAGAAGATTTTAAGGCACCAGCACAAAACTTTGTCTTTGCATCAAAGGATGGCACGATTGCTTATAAAGCGAATGGCCAAATTCCGATTCGAAAACAAGGAGACGGGCAATTACCGGTACCAGGTGATTCCAGTGACTATGGCTGGGAGGGTTTTATTCCGTGGAATGAGTTACCGACTGTAGTAAACCCAAAAGAAGGCTTTATTGCAACAGCGAATAATGAAGTCATTGGTGAAGAATATCCTTATCATATAACAGATTCCTGGGCACAGCCTTATCGCTTTGAACGGATTAAGGAAGTTTTAGAAGCAAATGATTCTTTAACAGTGGAAGACATGATGAATTTACAAATGGATCAGCATAACCTTTATGCTCGTGAGTTTTTACCAGATTTATTAAACTCGATAAAGGCACAAGATCACGATGGAAAGTATGAGGATGTTATTAAATTGTTAGAGGATTGGAATATGGTAGATGCAAAGGATTCAGGTGCACCTTTAGTGTTCCATACATTAATGCAAAAGTTACAGGAAGTATTATTTAAGGATCAAATGCCAGAAGATATGTATAATTTAATGTCTGGGAAATTTAATATTACAGACCAGCTTTTACGTACGGCTTATGCAGGAGACAAGAGCATATGGATTGAGGAGCAAGGTGGAGTCGATGTAACAGTTTACAAGGCGTTAAAACTCACTGTTGCACAAATAGAAAATCAATTCGGCAAAAGTGCATCAAAGTGGCAATGGGGAGATTTCCATCAACTTACCTTTGATCACACATTAGGTAACGCTTCGCCAATTCTTGCGGCATACTTTAATGCAAAGAAGGTTCCGATCGGTGGCTCGAAGGTTACTGTTCAGGCAGCTGATAATGATTTGGCTGGAAATGTAGATCACGGAGCATCATGGCGTTTTGTTGCAGATGTTGGCGATTTAAGCTCAGCCTATCATATCGTTGGTCCCGGGCAGAGTGGACATGTAAAATCTGATTGGTATCAAGATCAAGTAATAGATTGGGCTAATGGAGATTATCATCAAACGTTTGTGAGAAAAGAAGATATTAAAGGCAAAACGTTGCGATTAAAAGCAAAATAG
- a CDS encoding exodeoxyribonuclease III, with protein sequence MKFISWNVNGIRACLGKGFLDFFNYVDADFFCIQETKCQDGQVEISLEGYEQYWNYAQKKGYSGTAIFTKHTPLSVHYGVGEDESQEEGRIITLEYEDFYLVNVYTPNSQRDLARLPLRLEWEDRLALYLQELDSKKPIVYCGDLNVAHMEIDLKNAKSNVGNSGFTYEERAKMTELLGSGFVDSFRYMHPDTTDHYTWWSYMNKVRERNIGWRIDYFIVSESLKDKIDVASIHSNIMGSDHCPIELQLNQ encoded by the coding sequence ATGAAATTTATATCATGGAATGTCAATGGAATTCGAGCTTGCTTGGGCAAAGGTTTTTTAGATTTTTTCAATTATGTAGATGCAGATTTTTTCTGTATTCAAGAAACGAAGTGTCAGGATGGACAAGTGGAGATTTCACTTGAGGGATATGAACAATATTGGAATTATGCACAGAAGAAAGGTTATTCAGGTACAGCTATTTTTACAAAGCATACGCCACTTTCAGTACATTATGGTGTTGGTGAGGATGAATCACAGGAAGAGGGGAGAATTATTACGTTAGAGTATGAAGATTTTTATTTAGTGAATGTCTATACCCCGAATTCACAGCGTGATTTAGCTAGACTACCTCTTCGTTTAGAGTGGGAGGATCGGTTAGCGCTATATTTACAAGAGCTAGATTCCAAGAAACCTATAGTATACTGTGGCGATTTAAATGTCGCGCATATGGAAATTGATTTAAAAAATGCAAAGTCGAATGTTGGTAATTCAGGTTTTACATATGAAGAACGTGCAAAAATGACTGAGCTATTGGGTAGTGGTTTTGTGGATTCATTCCGCTACATGCATCCTGATACAACAGACCACTATACATGGTGGTCCTATATGAATAAAGTACGAGAACGTAATATTGGGTGGCGTATTGACTACTTTATTGTGTCGGAGAGTCTAAAGGATAAAATTGATGTGGCAAGTATTCATTCAAACATTATGGGCAGTGATCATTGCCCAATTGAATTACAGCTTAATCAGTAA